The Arachis hypogaea cultivar Tifrunner chromosome 14, arahy.Tifrunner.gnm2.J5K5, whole genome shotgun sequence genome has a segment encoding these proteins:
- the LOC112742460 gene encoding protein ALP1-like, whose amino-acid sequence MEIVQGALDSTHIKVNVLEADKSRYRNRKGDITTNVLGVVAPDMQFIYVLVGWEGSAVDSRVLRDALFRNGFSIPQGFLAPYRGQKYHLSEFNPHNQPSTAQKFFNMKHSQARNVIERAFGVLKARWKILRERSFYPIKTQGRIITACCLLHNHIRRVMVVDPIDEIEDQNILGIDGETIHHIETSDAWGR is encoded by the exons ATGGAAATAGTTCAAG GAGCCTTAGATAGTACTCATATCAAAGTCAATGTCCTTGAGGCTGATAAGTCTAGATATCGAAACAGAAAAGGTGACATAACAACCAATGTGCTTGGAGTGGTTGCTCCCGATATGCAATTTATCTACGTACTGGTGGGTTGGGAGGGTTCAGCTGTGGATTCTAGGGTATTGCGAGATGCACTATTTCGCAATGGGTTTAGTATTCCCCAAG GATTTTTGGCACCTTATAGAGGACAAAAATATCATTTGAGTGAGTTTAATCCACATAATCAACCCAGTACAGCTCAAAAGTTTTTTAATATGAAACACTCACAAGCTAGGAATGTCATTGAAAGGGCATTTGGAGTATTGAAAGCAAGAtggaaaattttaagggaaagaTCATTTTATCCTATTAAgactcaaggaagaattataactgCTTGTTGCCTTTTGCATAATCATATTAGAAGAGTGATGGTTGTGGATCCTATTGATGAGATAGAAGATCAAAATATACTTGGAATAGATGGTGAGACGATCCACCATATTGAGACGAGTGATGCTTGGGGTAGATGA
- the LOC112741876 gene encoding uncharacterized protein produces MSSSGDAEAEAEAEYFSKDFEWEEVRADVESNPSFRYHLLPFQPSKSQAESDVRAWKRFHVRHSSGKFFKERRYLLKEFPELVSSAPHTKLLEVGCGNGSTALPILRANKDVIVYACDCSDETLEKAKEILGAATIVAFSHRFHTFYCDVSTDGFPNWLVCNPCRDRVLQKPSMCLSDVKHDNGMHSTNPFKLEGCECCIGGVDFVTLIFTLSAIPLERMPRFIKECFDVLNPGGMVLFRDYGLYDMTMLRFEEDKRVGFREYMRLDGTRAYFFCLDTVRDLFVGSGFTELELDYCCVKSVNRQKGKCMRRIWVHGKFQKPVLN; encoded by the exons ATGAGCAGTTCGGGCGacgcagaagcagaagcagaagcagaatacTTCAGCAAGGACTTCGAATGGGAAGAAGTAAGAGCTGACGTGGAATCTAACCCTTCGTTCCGCTACCACCTCCTTCCTTTTCAACCCTCCAAATCACAAGCAGAATCAGATGTGCGAGCATGGAAGCGATTCCATGTTCGTCATTCCTCGGGAAAGTTCTTCAAg GAGCGACGCTATCTGCTGAAGGAGTTCCCGGAACTTGTTTCATCTGCTCCACACACTAAGCTTTTGGAAGTAGGTTGCGGCAATGGAAGCACTGCTCTTCCAATACTACg GGCCAACAAAGATGTCATTGTCTATGCATGCGACTGTAGTGATGAGACTCTTGAAAAGGCCAAAGAGATTTTAGGTGCTGCCACCATTGTGGCTTTTAGTCACCGGTTTCATACATTCTATTGTGATGTTTCCACTGATGGATTCCCAAACTGGTTGGTATGCAACCCATGCCGAGATAGAGTTTTGCAAAAACCATCAATGTGCTTGTCAG ATGTCAAACATGATAATGGAATGCACTCTACCAATCCATTTAAATTAGAAGGATGCGAATGTTGTATTGGGGGAGTAGATTTTGTAACATTG ATATTCACCCTATCAGCAATACCACTGGAAAGGATGCCAAGGTTCATCAAGGAATGCTTTGATGTGTTAAATCCTGGAGGCATGGTTTTATTTAGGGACTACG GCCTTTATGATATGACCATGCTTCGATTTGAGGAAGATAAGAGAGTTGGATTTAGGGAATACATGCGATTGGATGGAACACGGGCATATTTCTTTTGTTTGGATACTGTACGAGACCTATTTGTGGGTTCAGGCTTCACTGAG CTTGAGCTTGATTATTGCTGTGTAAAATCTGTAAACCGCCAGAAAGGCAAGTGCATGCGAAGGATTTGGGTTCATGGGAAGTTTCAGAAGCCTGTACTGAATTAG